From a single Fusarium fujikuroi IMI 58289 draft genome, chromosome FFUJ_chr03 genomic region:
- a CDS encoding related to translation initiation factor eIF-3, translated as MPPPPHQKPENVLKRAHELIGVGQAPAALTLLHEHITNKRSRNVPIMSLEPVMLLLVELSVEQKKGKLAKDALYQYKNISQNTNIATIELVLKKFIELAVEKVTAAQQKADEVQESIDATAGTSNIDDLEATETPESILLATVSGEQSRDRTDRAIVTPWLKFLWEAYRTVLDILRNNARLEILYQSTATQAFDFCLKYTRKTEFRRLCELLRNHVQTAAKYSSQMHAINLSDPDTLQRHLETRFQQLNVAVELELWQEAFRSVEDVHTLLSLSKRPPKNVMMANYYEKLTRIFLVGENYLFHAAAWSRYYTLLRQSSVLVATGQGKKADNPPASDAELQKAASFVVLSALAIPVISTSRSRGAMVDFDEARKNKNSRLTHLLGMSQAPTRARLFRDALSKSLLQRARPEIRELYEILEVDFHPLSICQKISPILTKIGADSEMEKYILPLQQVILTRLFQQLSQVYETVDLSFVESLAQFPEPYQVTRGTIEKFIMNGNKKGDLSVRMAHATGVLSFDNDVFSSSKASHGGSSAGSAESETGTVQRLQSTPSEIVRSQLTRLAKSLFTTCHYVDPGFNKGRLEAREAALARAKAGAEEEHLAILSRKDLIQKRKEVASEIQAKKEKENARQKRLREQALQEAEDLRLANEQKEREAKRLKAERDRVRKEELKKQIADLKIGDKAIDIDLEDLDNLDSNRLRAMKLAQLEREKNDVNERLRITGKRLDHLERAFRKEEAKKLHEDYAKQIEQDRKIYETVKAQTLKDAEQKHKESVELKHRLSRLVPQYEEFRDSLHERRRDEFEKRRRDAERELEKQIAQRKKEVRDRRLREKREREEKERELREAEERAARDKEEQRIRDEARKEELAKLKEQREKERQEMLEKAALQQRREEEALARRKAEKAQGAGGFSRGPERTDSSEGRRPPVFGAGKWRERETANRDAGDAPPSRAPPAQRSDSNDRPSAGGPPKLNLTGGKPSWREREAAKQAAGGGADAGSSAPPPRFAPRAGAPPMDRSGSGRAEEDRKQSPAPPAESLPASRTAGKWVPPHMRNK; from the exons ATG CCTCCTCCGCCGCACCAAAAGCCCGAGAATGTTCTCAAAAGGGCTCACGAACTCATCGGAGTCGGCCAGGCTCCCGCCGCCTTGACTCTGCTCCATGAGCATATCACCAACAAGCGCTCCCGAAATGTCCCAATTATGTCGCTGGAGCCTGTGatgctcctcctcgtcgagcTTTCTGTCGaacagaagaagggcaagcttGCCAAGGACGCCCTTTACCAATACAAGAATATTTCCCAGAACACAAATATTGCTACCATCGAG CTGGTCCTTAAGAAGTTCATTGAGCTCGCGGTTGAGAAGGTTACTGCCGCCCAGCAAAAGGCCGACGAAGTTCAGGAGAGCATTGACGCTACTGCCGGCACCTCCAACATCGACGATCTCGAGGCCACCGAGACCCCGGAGTCCATACTCCTTGCCACCGTCTCCGGTGAGCAGTCCCGAGACCGTACCGACCGGGCTATCGTCACTCCTTGGCTCAAGTTCCTCTGGGAGGCCTACCGAACTGTCCTCGACATTCTCCGAAACAATGCTCGTCTCGAGATCCTCTACCAGAGCACCGCCACCCAGGCATTTGACTTTTGTCTCAAGTACACTCGCAAGACCGAGTTCCGTCGCCTCTGCGAGCTCCTCCGAAACCATGTGCAGACCGCTGCCAAGTACTCCTCTCAGATGCACGCCATCAATCTGAGCGACCCCGACACTCTCCAGCGACACCTTGAGACACGTTTCCAGCAGCTCAATGTCGCGGTAGAGCTCGAGCTCTGGCAGGAGGCTTTCCGAAGTGTCGAGGATGTTCACACTCTCCTTAGCCTCAGCAAGCGACCTCCCAAGAATGTCATGATGGCCAACTACTACGAGAAGCTTACCCGGATTTTCCTTGTTGGCGAGAACTACCTCTTCCACGCTGCGGCTTGGTCGCGATACTACACTCTTCTCCGCCAGTCCTCTGTCCTGGTTGCCACTGGCCAGGGCAAGAAGGCTGACAATCCCCCTGCCTCCGATGCTGAGCTTCAGAAGGCCGCCTCTTTCGTTGTACTATCCGCCCTTGCCATCCCTGTCATCAGCACATCCCGATCTCGAGGTGCCATGGTTGACTTCGACGAGGCcagaaagaacaagaactCTCGTTTGACTCACCTCCTTGGAATGTCTCAAGCCCCTACTCGTGCCAGACTGTTCCGGGATGCTCTCTCAAAGTCCCTTCTTCAGCGCGCTCGCCCTGAAATTCGGGAGCTTTACGAGATCCTTGAGGTCGACTTCCACCCTCTGTCCATTTGCCAAAAGATCTCTCCTATCCTGACCAAGATTGGCGCCGATTCTGAGATGGAGAAATACATTCTTCCCCTGCAGCAGGTCATCCTTACCCGTCTGTTCCAGCAGCTTTCCCAGGTCTACGAAACCGTCGACCTGTCTTTCGTCGAGAGCCTGGCTCAATTCCCGGAGCCCTACCAGGTCACCCGTGGAACTATCGAGAAATTCATCATGAATGGTAATAAGAAGGGTGATCTTTCTGTCCGCATGGCCCATGCCACAGGGGTTCTGAGCTTCGATAACGatgtcttctcatcctccaaggCTAGCCACGGCGGGTCCTCTGCTGGTTCTGCAGAGTCTGAGACCGGTACCGTCCAGCGTCTTCAGAGCACTCCCTCTGAGATTGTCCGCTCCCAGCTTACCCGCCTCGCCAAGTCTCTCTTCACCACCTGCCATTACGTTGACCCCGGCTTCAACAAGGGGCGCCTCGAGGCTCGTGAGGCTGCTCTCGCTCGCGCCAAGGCTGGcgctgaggaggagcatcTGGCCATTCTTTCACGAAAGGACCTTATCCAGAAGCGCAAGGAGGTTGCTTCTGAGatccaagccaagaaggagaaggagaatgcCCGCCAGAAGAGACTTCGTGAGCAAGCCcttcaagaagctgaggatCTTCGTCTCGCCAATGAGCAAAAGGAGCGCGAGGCCAAGCGCCTCAAGGCTGAACGCGACCGAGTTCGCAAGGAGGAACTCAAGAAGCAGATCGCCGATCTCAAAATTGGCGACAAGGCTATCGATATTGATCTGGAGGATCTCGACAACCTTGACAGCAACCGCCTACGCGCAATGAAGCTGGCTCAGCTCGAGCGTGAAAAGAATGATGTCAACGAGCGTCTCCGCATCACTGGCAAGCGCCTCGATCATCTTGAACGTGCTTTCCGTAAggaggaagccaagaaacTACACGAGGACTATGCCAAGCAAATTGAGCAGGACCGCAAGATCTATGAGACTGTCAAGGCTCAAACCCTCAAGGATGCTGAGCAGAAACACAAGGAGAGTGTTGAACTCAAACACCGACTTAGTCGACTGGTGCCTCAGTACGAGGAGTTCCGTGACTCCCTGCATGAACGCCGTCGTGATGAGTTCGAGAAGCGCCGTCGCGACGCTGAGcgtgagcttgagaagcagaTCGCGCAGCGCAAGAAGGAGGTCCGAGACCGACGTCTTCGTGAGAAGCGTGAGCGCGAGGAGAAAGAGCGTGAGCTACGTGAGGCTGAAGAGCGCGCTGCTCGCGACAAGGAGGAGCAGCGCATTCGGGATGAAGCTCGTAAGGAAGAGCTTGCCAAGCTCAAAGAGCAGCGGGAGAAGGAACGTCAAGAGATGCTGGAGAAGGCTGCCCTGCAACAGCGacgcgaagaagaagcactgGCTCGTCGCAAGGCGGAGAAGGCCCAAGGGGCTGGTGGCTTCTCTCGTGGACCAGAGCGCACAGATTCGTCCGAGGGCCGAAGACCACCTGTCTTTGGTGCCGGCAAATGGCGAGAACGTGAGACGGCCAACCGTGACGCTGGTGAtgctcctccttctcgagcACCTCCTGCCCAGAGGTCTGATTCCAACGACCGACCTTCTGCTGGTGGTCCTCCCAAGCTTAATCTCACTGGTGGCAAGCCCAGCTGGCGAGAGCGTGAGGCTGCAAAGCAAGCCGCTGGTGGCGGAGCTGATGCTGGATCTTCCGCCCCTCCCCCTCGCTTTGCGCCCCGGGCTGGTGCGCCACCTATGGACCGAAGCGGCTCCGGCCGTGCTGAGGAGGATCGAAAGCAGTCTCCCGCTCCTCCTGCGGAATCCCTGCCTGCTTCACGAACAGCCGGCAAGTGGGTTCCTCCTCACATGAGGAACAAATAA
- a CDS encoding probable G protein gamma subunit: MPQYTSRDVGDPSQIKKNKQSMADLKLRRLTELNNRLREDLERERIPVSTASKSIIAYCNGTRDYMVPSVWGAVPKGEDPYAPQQSGGCCVVM; encoded by the exons ATGCCTCAGTACACTTCTCGCGATGTTGGCGACCCTTCGCaaatcaagaagaacaagcagTCGATGGCCGATCTCAAGCTCCGACGACTAACCGAGCTCAACAATCGTCTACGCGAGGATCTTGAGCGAGAGCGCATTCCCGTCAGCACAGCATCAAAGAG CATCATTGCCTACTGCAATGGCACTCGGGACTACATGGTCCCCTCCGTCTGGGGCGCTGTTCCCAAGGGCGAGGACCCGTACGCGCCGCAACAATCTGGCGGCTGCTGTGTGGTCATGTAA
- a CDS encoding related to selenoprotein domain protein, producing MTSQASTQTPLPRVSIQFCTQCKWMLRAAYYAQELLSTFSTGLGEVALQPSTGGTFIVTITHQAPGADISSTETLWDRREDGGFPETKELKRRVRDVIEPGRDLGHVDRDHGKKEEAAKDKPAETEKCEDCQ from the exons ATGACAAGCCAGGCGTCGACGCAAACGCCTCTTCCCCGCGTTTCTATCCAGTTTTGTACGCAGTGTAAATGGATGTTACGAGCTGCCTAT TATGCTCAAGAACTCCTCTCCACATTCTCAACAGGCCTCGGGGAGGTCGCTCTTCAACCATCTACAGGCGGGACTTTCATCGTGACCATCACGCATCAAGCCCCTGGTGCAGACATTTCTTCTACAGAGACCCTCTGGGATCGACGTGAAGATGGGGGCTTTCCTGAGACGAAGGAGCTCAAGAGGAGGGTGAGAGATGTCATTGAACCTGGAAGAGATTTAGGCCATGTTGATAGGGATCAtgggaagaaggaggaggcagcGAAAGACAAGCCAGCTGAGACGGAGAAATGCGAAGATTGCCAGTAG